The Ahaetulla prasina isolate Xishuangbanna chromosome 3, ASM2864084v1, whole genome shotgun sequence genome window below encodes:
- the ATP5F1E gene encoding ATP synthase subunit epsilon, mitochondrial: MSYWRQAGLSYIRYSQICAKAVRAALKPQFKTEAEKAAESHVKIIKPKKE; the protein is encoded by the exons ATGTCTTACTGGAGGCAAGCTGGgctcag ctaCATCCGCTACTCTCAGATCTGTGCAAAAGCAGTAAGAGCAGCCCTGAAACCTCAGTTTAAAACAGAGGCAGAGAAAGCAGCTGAAAgccatgtaaaaataataaaacccaaaaaGGAATAA